GACTACCAGTGAGTCAAAGGTGTCAGAACGAATACCACCATCATATTCCACCAAAAAACGTTCATTCACCTACATTCCATCCACTTTGCGGCAGATTCACTGCCCTATCCGCTACGCTACACTAGCAGTCACCTCAGGGTGGCATAGCTACCGCtaattttgcaaatttccATCAAACTTACGTGAATCTGTTGCGAGGCTTTCGGTTTCCTTGATGATCCTTTTGGATGCCATCCTTTTCTTTGAGTCCAAAAACTACCGAGTGAGACCAAAATATTGTAACCTCTGTTACACCTCGTTTAAACTTGGATGAACATCAGGGGTAGCATTTTATGATATTGGCTCGGTTTGGCACACCTGGATGTGTACTCCCCATAAGGGCACCCGATAGTGTCGTTTTTGGCTTTACTCTCCACTAAACGACGTCCAAATTGGAAACTAGACATCTGGTTGGATTCTAAACGCACCAACAAGGTAAGTTGCGTCGCAGCGGGCCACAAGACAGTGGAATGTGTAATGGGAACGCGCAGGCAGGACGGCAATCTGAGGGACGGAAGAGGAATAGACACTAGCGCCGCTATATTCGCAATTTGGCGCACTAATGTAACACATCAGAGGAGGCATCGCAGACCCTGAGACCAATGGAATGAAAAGAGGCGCCCCTTGTGTGTACTCCCCAGACAACGTCTTCCTGGCATTTGCTCCCCCTTTGCCACAACATTTGCACCTCATTACAAGGAATTTACAGATGAGTCAATATTCCGGCACCGATGGGTTCGTCTCGAGCACCCAGAGCTCACTGCTCAACCATACCATGGAAGCAACACAACGAACGTCTCAAGATGCACACTTTACACAAGAATctggtaagtttaatgCGGAGTATACGAGTGAAACgagtataatgtgagctatggaatagcgaacaCCGTCGTTAGACggagtcccgaagaatgagggactagagtGACTGGAGGGAGCTCTGCAGTGACCTCTGGGAGCATAAGGAAGAGAAGTTACCTGCGACAATGAGGGTGTGGCTGGTGTTGTCTACTCTAGATTCATTCTGGTACATTAGACTCACTGGTCATTTTGGTACTGTACAAGAGGGAGACTACTGACTCAACATGGTACCTTTGAATCAGTGGACCcctactcttctttaagctcctgttagtcgctctagctcctatactgcgtatactcgcaTACTACACACCAATACACATTCATACAGACCCATTCCTTTACAATGCATTGTCTACCAAGCAATCGGAGCTTTCGATAGATCGTCGCCTTGCAAAGTTAAATCAGGATGTCCTTGCAGAGTATGAAGAGGCTAGACAAGCTCTGCTAACAAACCAACAGAGTTATAGAGCACTGGTTGAGAGGTTCCTAACCTTTGCCTCTGAAAGCAAGCAAATTTACACAAAAACAGCAGAATTATATGAACAGACCTCTAAGCAATGGATTACAGAGGATGGTGGAGacattcatcctccacTACACCTCCGCCTTGTTATAAACGTTAGCATTTTATATGCCAAAGCAGATAAAGAGGCGCTCACCAAATTGCTTTTGAAGAGCCCATATGTAGCATATCAAGCatttgaagatgctattGCTGAAATTTGGAAGGGATTTGATACTAAAATCGCCCTTCCATCCCCAAAGCTTGGTATTTGTGGGTGGCTTGGTCGTCATCATGTTACACCAAGAGGTCTGTCATCCTCAATGATAAACACATTAATCGCCGTTGAAGGAGTTGTCAACAAATGTTCTACAGTTTCTCCAAAGCTTTCCCAATCCGTCTACGTTGGGGAGCCACTTTATGACACCATGAACCTTAAAGAAAAGAGCGTATACGTTCGCCCTCATTATGACTTGACAGATTTCACAAAGACCATCATGGACAATGGAGCTCCACCTCCAGTTGATCCTCTTGGTGAAGTTGTACATAGACAAGAAATTGGTCTTAGTACATACAGGAATTACCAAACATTTGTAATCCAAGAGGCTCCAGAAGACTCCAGCATAGGACAGATGCCAAGATACGTATCTGTAATTGTACAAGACGATTTGTGCAATGTCATTAAGTGCGGTGATAGAGTACGTGTTTGGGGAATTTACAGGACTGCCACTGGCAAGGCTGATCATACAAACACTGGTATTGGTCGCCCATTTTTGGTTGCCAACAACATTGCAGTAAAGGATAAAACAACTTCTGTTCACATAACCTCTGAGGATATTAGAAAGTTCCATCTTCTCGCAAGTAGAGACGATGTTTTGGCTTGTCTCACACGCTCAATCGCACCTTCAATTTGTGGCCATGAAATTGTAAAGCGTGGCATTCTCCTACAACTTGTTGGAGGTCGCGAATGTGATGGTGGAAGAGGAGACGGTGGTCACAGGATTAGGGGAGATATCCACGTGCTTTTGGTGGGTGATCCAGGTTGTGGTAAGTCACAGCTTTTGAGGTACGTGATGGCTCTCATGCCAAATACGGTCAGTACCACTGGAAGAGGCTCCACTGGCGTAGGTCTTACTGCAGCAGTTGTTCAGGATGAATCTGGAGAACGCCGTGTTGAAGGAGGTGCTATGGTTATGGGTGATCGTCGTATAGTTTGCATTGACGAATTTGATAAGATGCCTACGTCGGATAGGGTCGCAATTCATGAAGTACTGGAACAACAAACAGTTACTGTTGCCAAAGCTGGAATACATACTACACTTAACGCACGTTGCACCGTTTTGGCTGCTGCAAATCCACTTTATGGATGTTGGAGTGATGATTTGGACCTCACACAACAGTTGCACTTTGAAAAATCACTCTTGTCTCGTTTCGATTTGATTTACATCATCAGAGATGCAAGCACAGAGGTTCAGGATGATAAGATTTCGGAGGCCATTTTGCGAAACATTACACAAAAATCAAAGCCAATTAGAGTTGCAAGAACAAAGACTGGAAACTCATGTGTAATTCAGCCCAGAGATGAAGACCTGAACCAGAGCATCCACTACAATATGTTGACAAATGGTGAAAGGACAATCCAGGAAGAACACAGGACCCCCAAAAAGATGAGGCTTTCTGGTAATGTCGACGATGTTTTCCGCAATCGCTCAGAAATGACATACATTGATGCCCTAGGAAGGGAGTATGATATCCTGGACTCAGACTTCCTCAGAAAGTATGTATACTATTGCAAGAATGTATACTACCGGGAGATGGAAGCTACAAAGGGATGGAAACCATATCCGGAAATTTCTGAAACCGCAATGGAGGAGATTAAGAATTTGTATATTGAGCTCAGGGAAAAGGTCAGGACAACAAAATGCCTTCAGACAGTTTCCCCAAGAACTCTCGAGGCCATTATCCGTCTCTCGACCGCCCATGCCAAGCTCAAGTTGAACAGATGGGTAACGAaggaaaatgtacaagCAGTAAGAATACTGCTTAACCATACACTCTTTGGAGAAGCAATTccagatgaagatgaaattggTGAGGAAGAACCAGATGACGATAGTGACTATGGACCAGCAAAGTCCCcaagaaagaagaggacTAGAGGCCGCAAAAAGACAAGCAAAAGAAGCGAGACCTTGTACGAAGAGACACCACAGGGACATACCCTAGAGGATGTACAAGCCATTGAAGATGTAGAGCcaatggatgaagatggaacCACTCCCTATGGAGGCACAGCTCTCGATCAAGACGAAGAGGATCCATCAACCCTCCACTCTGCAACTCTTCCTAGCCAAATTTCGGACGAGCATACAGTGACTCTCTTGACATGCCTAAAGAATTTGGATGCAGGAGATGGTGTAGACTTGACAGACTTGTATATTGCCTTTAAAAAGCACGCTCAGATTTCAATGAACGACTTCAAGGCACTTTTACAAGGACTTCACAATTCTGAAAATGCACCCATTGTATATTCAGAGGATGACAATCGTATTTATAGCTGCTAGCTCTtaatatttacaatttaaatgtacaagttaAATCATCGTCTGAGCACACACTCAGAGTATACACTGCcttttaaaaaattttgtgACGTAAAAGACAGATATTGCAGCGCTGGAGCAAATTAGGAAAATCTCCGCTACATAAAACAAGAGGATCCATCGATTCATACGCTTGTATGATTTGTAAAGCTTTGTGGATGTGCGATTTTCAGAAATTTGGTGGTTCTCAATTGCCATTACAGATGCAACAAAGTGACTTAAATCATCTGTCAATTTATCAATTTCTTCCCTCTTTGCAGCCGACTCTACGTCTGGCTCATATTGCGGTGTGTTACCAAGATTGCTTCCATTGGCTATCTCAATTGAGAGagatattttacaaatCTGAGAAAGGTACCAGAGATGTGTGGGACACTGCACACACACTGTGTAGACGCTTGTCTTGTTAGATACATACGATACACGCTCTGAATAGTAATGTTAACAAATGTGTGAATTAAGATGCAACAAAACATGATGGGAATTTGGAAGCCTTGAGTGAGTGAAAGTTCCAGAATGGACATCTTTGGATAAATCCACACCATCTTTCAAAGAGCGTTTCTCACCCAATACAATTGGGTCTagtatactgcattaataACAAATATAAATCCACCCACAGGATGGATGACTAGTCCATGCAATGGACTTTCTGCTGAAAAATAATCTTTCCATTACTAACTAGGCTGAAGAGTAGATGGTCCAACCTTATAAAACTTGTCATTAAAATCCTCCTCACTAATGCCCTTATTAGGAACAAAATTTACTGCATTACTGGCAAAATAGTAGTTGAATGATTTGTACAGTAGTATATTCGGATTTGAAATGCCTATGAAAGCTCTCCGGATCCTTCGACCATTGCCTTTATCTTCTCAACAAACACTTCCCTATCaatctcattccattctccatctagtttctcaaaaTGCTTAGACAGATTGTTATTACCACTATTGTCGGAGGCTTGCAGGCAAAGAAGTTCTAGGCCGTCCTTAACATAACACTCAGCTAATAGAGACTTTTCATTAGTTCCTTCAGCTGGTTTCCAGATTTCAGTCTCACAATCTAtaacagaggatatatgGAACCAATCTTTTGGAATATACTCGTTAAATAAGATTCCAGATTGACTACatacatttacatcaaTCCTCTTACTATCGGGATTGGCAAGATCTAGAGTAACGGGAATAGTAGGTCTATACTTCTTTAGCTCCACCAGCTTATTTTTATGGTCATCTTTGTTACTACTCTGCCActctttaccatcatggtaCTTATAGACAACGCATTTCTTACCAAGAAGACCCTTAGTTTTTATAACAGCCAAAGTAGGTTGGTCTCCATCCAGATATAAGAGAGCGGAGGAACAAGATTTCTTCTTATCTTTCCAGACCTCTTCCTTACCATACATGAGATTCTTGACAGTAACACCCTCTTTAGCATCTAGTTTAAGAACTGGTAGACAATCTTCAAGGGACTCTTCAAGATTAAATAGGGAGGCATCTATCTTGTCCAGGAAAGGATTTAGGGGTGTAGGTTCCTCATGTCCTTGACTAGGAATAGGAATAGAAGCAGAATCTTCAGTAGCATCTTCACGAGTCTCAGGTTCAGGAGAATCTCGCAGGTCCTTGAGCCTCTCCTTTAAAGCCTCAAGTTCATTTTTATGCCAATACGCATCATGACTCTGCCATTTAGTACCATCATAGTACTTGTAGACTGTGGGTTCAGTATTACATAAACcatttgtttttataaCGGCAAGAGTGGGCCtgtctccatccatatacaagatAGCGGAAGAGCAGAGAAATGTTGAAAATCTTCTCACTCCGGACCATATCTGCTTCTCATCATACTTCACCCTCTTGGCAACAGCTCCGTCCCTAGTCAGGAGTTTGAGAACCTTAACATTGTCTTCCTCAGCCTCCTCTACATCGAATAAGGATCCATCGACCTTGGTGAGGAAAGGGCTTAAAGGCTTTTCAGGCTTAGTAGGTTCTTCTGGCTCTTCTACTTTAGTTTCTGGTAAATTATTGTCACTGGATTCATACCCAGTCGACTCTGAATCTCCAAACTCCTTTTCTGATCCATTCTCAGGTtggtcattactggagtaaTAAACTGAGACTTCAGTGTAAGGGATTTCAAGTACTGGTTCAGAGTCTACTTTATCATCTGGCTCTGCCTCTTCTACTTCAGTCTCTGGTACATACTCTTCAAATTCTCCtagttcttcctctggatcttcttcgtcttcATGGTCTTCAGATGGATCCTCATCATCA
This region of Theileria equi strain WA chromosome 1, complete sequence genomic DNA includes:
- a CDS encoding DNA replication licensing factor MCM3, putative (encoded by transcript BEWA_028330A) produces the protein MRVWLVLSTLDSFWYIRLTDPFLYNALSTKQSELSIDRRLAKLNQDVLAEYEEARQALLTNQQSYRALVERFLTFASESKQIYTKTAELYEQTSKQWITEDGGDIHPPLHLRLVINVSILYAKADKEALTKLLLKSPYVAYQAFEDAIAEIWKGFDTKIALPSPKLGICGWLGRHHVTPRGLSSSMINTLIAVEGVVNKCSTVSPKLSQSVYVGEPLYDTMNLKEKSVYVRPHYDLTDFTKTIMDNGAPPPVDPLGEVVHRQEIGLSTYRNYQTFVIQEAPEDSSIGQMPRYVSVIVQDDLCNVIKCGDRVRVWGIYRTATGKADHTNTGIGRPFLVANNIAVKDKTTSVHITSEDIRKFHLLASRDDVLACLTRSIAPSICGHEIVKRGILLQLVGGRECDGGRGDGGHRIRGDIHVLLVGDPGCGKSQLLRYVMALMPNTVSTTGRGSTGVGLTAAVVQDESGERRVEGGAMVMGDRRIVCIDEFDKMPTSDRVAIHEVLEQQTVTVAKAGIHTTLNARCTVLAAANPLYGCWSDDLDLTQQLHFEKSLLSRFDLIYIIRDASTEVQDDKISEAILRNITQKSKPIRVARTKTGNSCVIQPRDEDLNQSIHYNMLTNGERTIQEEHRTPKKMRLSGNVDDVFRNRSEMTYIDALGREYDILDSDFLRKYVYYCKNVYYREMEATKGWKPYPEISETAMEEIKNLYIELREKVRTTKCLQTVSPRTLEAIIRLSTAHAKLKLNRWVTKENVQAVRILLNHTLFGEAIPDEDEIGEEEPDDDSDYGPAKSPRKKRTRGRKKTSKRSETLYEETPQGHTLEDVQAIEDVEPMDEDGTTPYGGTALDQDEEDPSTLHSATLPSQISDEHTVTLLTCLKNLDAGDGVDLTDLYIAFKKHAQISMNDFKALLQGLHNSENAPIVYSEDDNRIYSC
- a CDS encoding hypothetical protein (encoded by transcript BEWA_028340A), with the protein product MTILPLIFTTCVNALYFNVFYGTERCFFETVPENALLSVSYDLITEEGKDCVIQILDDQKKLLLTHDLSQKNDKKRVSYVSNKTSVYTVCVQCPTHLWYLSQICKISLSIEIANGSNLGNTPQYEPDVESAAKREEIDKLTDDLSHFVASVMAIENHQISENRTSTKLYKSYKRMNRWILLFYVAEIFLICSSAAISVFYVTKFFKRQCIL